One segment of Ricinus communis isolate WT05 ecotype wild-type chromosome 8, ASM1957865v1, whole genome shotgun sequence DNA contains the following:
- the LOC8270867 gene encoding aspartyl protease AED3, with amino-acid sequence MKTHLFSLAFLFFTLAQGMHLNPKCGIQDQGSNLQVFHVYSPCSPFRPSKPLNWEESVLQMQAKDQARLQFLSSLVARKSVVPIASGRQIVQSPTYIVRAKIGTPAQTMLLAMDTSNDAAWIPCSGCVGCSSTVFNNVKSTTFKTVGCEAPQCKQVPNSKCGGSACAFNMTYGSSSIAANLSQDVVTLATDSIPSYTFGCLTEATGSSIPPQGLLGLGRGPMSLLSQTQNLYQSTFSYCLPSFRSLNFSGSLRLGPVGQPKRIKTTPLLKNPRRSSLYYVNLMAIRVGRRVVDIPPSALAFNPTTGAGTIFDSGTVFTRLVAPAYTAVRDAFRKRVGNATVTSLGGFDTCYTSPIVAPTITFMFSGMNVTLPPDNLLIHSTASSITCLAMAAAPDNVNSVLNVIANMQQQNHRILFDVPNSRLGVAREPCT; translated from the exons ATGAAAACCCACCTCTTCTCTCTAGCTTTCCTCTTCTTTACCCTAGCCCAAGGGATGCACTTGAACCCTAAATGTGGCATCCAAGACCAAGGCTCAAACCTTCAAGTCTTTCATGTTTATAGTCCATGCTCTCCCTTTAGGCCTTCAAAGCCACTTAATTGGGAAGAGAGTGTGCTCCAAATGCAGGCCAAGGACCAAGCCAGACTTCAGTTTCTGTCAAGCTTAGTGGCTAGGAAATCTGTTGTGCCAATTGCTTCAGGCAGGCAGATCGTTCAGAGCCCAACTTATATTGTTAGGGCCAAGATTGGAACCCCAGCACAAACCATGTTGTTGGCCATGGATACTAGCAATGATGCTGCTTGGATTCCTTGCAGTGGCTGTGTTGGTTGTTCTTCTACAGTTTTTAACAATGTCAAATCTACTACCTTCAAAACTGTGGGTTGTGAAGCTCCTCAATGCAAGCAG GTACCCAACTCCAAATGCGGAGGAAGCGCGTGTGCCTTCAATATGACCTATGGCAGCTCCTCCATAGCCGCAAACCTGTCGCAGGATGTGGTCACTCTAGCCACTGACTCGATTCCAAGCTATACCTTTGGTTGCCTTACAGAAGCCACAGGCAGCTCAATCCCACCACAAGGGCTTCTAGGGCTAGGCAGAGGACCCATGTCCCTTTTATCCCAAACCCAGAACCTATACCAATCAACATTTTCTTATTGCTTGCCTAGCTTTAGGTCACTTAACTTTTCTGGGTCATTAAGGCTTGGACCCGTTGGTCAACCTAAGAGGATTAAGACCACACCATTGCTTAAAAACCCAAGAAGAtcttcactctattatgtgaactTGATGGCAATTAGAGTTGGAAGAAGAGTTGTTGATATTCCTCCTAGTGCTTTGGCATTCAATCCAACGACTGGTGCAGGAACCATCTTTGATTCTG GTACTGTATTCACCCGATTGGTCGCACCGGCCTACACAGCGGTCCGAGATGCATTCAGGAAGCGGGTTGGCAATGCAACGGTGACATCCCTAGGTGGATTCGACACATGTTACACATCACCCATCGTTGCACCCACCATAACATTCATGTTCTCCGGCATGAATGTGACATTGCCACCAGACAACCTGCTAATCCACAGTACAGCCAGTAGCATCACATGCCTGGCCATGGCAGCCGCCCCAGACAACGTGAACTCGGTGCTGAATGTCATAGCCAACATGCAGCAACAAAACCACAGGATACTCTTTGATGTGCCCAACTCAAGACTTGGTGTTGCCCGTGAGCCATGCAcatga